TCGGCCCCCTCGGGCTGCGCCGCGTGCACGCCGGGTGCTTCGCCTACAACGAGCCGTCGTGGCGCCTGATGGAGCGCCTCGGCATGCGGCGCGAGGAGTTCAGCCGCAAGACCGCGCTGCACCGGTCGGGCGAGTGGCTCGACGGCATGAACTACGGCATCCTCGCGGAAGAGTGGCCGGTCACGGATTCCTGAACACGTCGTGATCTCCGACCCGACGCCAGCGGATGGGACCTGTCAGCCCGAGACGAGCGCGAGCACGAGCGTCGCCACCACCACGGTCGGCACGGCCACGATCGCGCCCCAGAGCATGAGGCTCCCCCAACGGATCTCGACACCGAGCGACACCACCCTGTGGTGCCACAGCAGGGTGGCGAGCGACGCCCATGGCGTGATGAGCGGGCCGAGGTTCACTCCGATCAGCAATGCCATCAGGGCGACCGGATCACCCGCCGTCGGCTCGAGGATCAGATAGGCGGGCAGGTTGTTGACCCCGTTCGCCGCGAGCGCGCCGGCCGCCGAGAGCCGCAGCAGCTCGCCGGGGGCATGGCCGCTCGTGGCCAGCACCGACAGGAAGTCGAGGAGCCCGTTCGCGTGCGCCGCTTCGACCACCACGAACAGCGCCGCCGCGAGGCCGATCGCCTGCCAGGGCACGAGCGACAGGCGCAGCACGTGACGGCGGCGAATGCCGAACAGGATGACGAGGATGACGGCGGCGACCGTGGCGGGGATCCACACCTCGTGAGTGAGGGCGAGCAGCGGCATGAGCAGCAGCAGCGTCGCGGCAGCGCCCCAGAACAGCACGCGGTCGGAGGGCTGTCCACCCGAGGGCACCCGGTAGTCGCCGAACAGGGTGCGTCGGTGGCGCAGGGTGAGGATCAGCACGGGCACGAGCACACCGACGAGCGTCGGCGCCCAGCTCAGCGCGAGGAACGACAAAGGGTCATCGCCGATCGCGCGCGCCGCCAGCAGGTTGGTGAGGTTCGAGACGGGCAGGGCCAGCGATGCCGTGTTCGCCAGCCACACCGTGACGAGGGCGAAGGGCAGGGGCGGGATGCCGACGCTCTGCGCGAGCACGACGACCACCGGCGTCACGATCACCGCCGTCGTGTCGAGCGAGAGGAACACGGTGCTGATGACCGCGAGCACCACCACCGACACCCACAGCAGGATGACCCGGCCATGCCCCCAGCGCGCGAGGCGCTGCGCCACGACATCGAAGACCGCCGCGTCCCGTGCGAGTTCGGCGACGATCGTGATCGCGATGACGAACCCGAGCACCGGAGCGATGCGGGCGCCGAGTGCCTCGGCATCCGTGGGAGGAAGGATGCCGGAGACGATGCACACCGCCGCCACGGCGATGAGCGCCAGAACGATGATCGTCCCCGTGCCGAGTCGGCGTCGCGTTGCACTCACTCGCTGAGTGTAGATCCGTCAGGGGGTGAGGCGCGGCATCCGCCACCTCGGCATGCGAAGGCCGTGAGCATCTCGCATGCATCGCGCTCACTGCCGTAGGGGAAGCGTGAGGATCGCACGATGTCCCCCTGCACGGGAGTTGTATCGACTCTCGTGCTCGACATCATCTACATCGCGCTGACTCTCGCGCTGTTCGCCCTCGTCTCCTCGATCGCTGCGGGGGTGGAACGCCTGTGATCGTCTTCGAGATCATCGCCGCCGCCCTCGCCGTGGCCGCCGTCGTCTATCTCGTGGTGGCTCTCGTCGCCCCGGAGAAGTTCTGATGGGCGCCGGTATGTCGACAGGCGCCGAACTCTGGTTCGGCGCCCTGCAGGCCGCGGTCCTCCTCGTGGCGCTCGTGCTGCTGTACCGCCCGGTCGGCGACTACATGGCCCGCGTCTTCCGCACACCCCGTGACCTCAAGCTCGAGCGCGGCGTGTACCGCCTGATCGGCGTGAACCCGGAATCCGAGCAGACCTGGCGGGCCTACGCCCGCGGTGTCCTCGCCTTCTCGGTCGTCGGTCTGCTGCTCGTCTACGGCCTGCAGCGGCTGCAGGCGTTCCTGCCCCAGTCGCTCGGACTGCCGGCCGTGCCCGAAGGCCTCGCCTTCAACACCGCGGCGTCCTTCGTCGCGAACACCAACTGGCAGTCGTACTCGCCCGAGCAGACGATGGGCTACACAGTGCAGCTCGCCGGTCTCACGGTGCAGAACTTCGTCTCGGCGGCCGTGGGCCTCGCCGTCGCCGTCGCCCTCATCCGTGGATTCGCCCGCCGCGGGTCGACGACGATCGGCAACTTCTGGGTCGACGTGATCCGTGGACTCGGCCGCATCCTGCTGCCGATCGCGCTGCTCGCCGCGATCGCCCTGATCGCGGGCGGTGTCGTGCAGAACTTCGCCGGCTTCACCGATGTGACGACCGTCTCTGGCGGCACGCAGACCATCCCCGGCGGGCCTGTCGCCTCGCAGGAGGCCATCAAGCTCCTCGGCACGAACGGCGGCGGCTTCTTCAACGCCAACTCCGCGCATCCGTTCGAGAACCCGACCGGGTGGACCAACCTGCTGCAGATCCTGCTGATCCTGGTGATCCCGTTCTCCCTCCCCCGCACGTTCGGACGCATGATCGGCGACCACCGTCAGGGCTATGCGATCGCCGCGGTGATGGGCACGATCTTCCTCGTCTCGACCTTCGCGCTCTCGGCGCTCGAGCTCGCCGGCCGCGGTTCGGCACCCGAGCTCGCCGGCGCCGCGATGGAGGGCAAGGAGGTGCGCTTCGGCATCCTCGGATCGACGCTGTTCGGCAGCGCCAGCACGCTGACCTCGACCGGTGCGGTCAACTCGATGCACGACTCGTACACGGCACTCGGCGGCATGATGCCGATGCTCAACATGATGCTCGGCGAGGTCGCCCCCGGCGGCGTCGGCACGGGCCTCTACGGCATGCTCGTGCTCGCGATCATCGCGGTGTTCGTCGGCGGACTGCTGGTCGGCCGCACGCCCGAGTACCTCGGCAAGCGCATCGGCCCGAAGGAGATCAAGCTCGCGAGCCTGTACATCCTCGTGACGCCCACCCTCGTGCTGGCCGGCACGGCGCTGAGCTTCGCGATACCCGGCATCCGGGCGGATGTCGAGGCGACCAGCATCCTGAACCCCGGCGTGCACGGCATGAGCGAGGTGCTCTACGCCTTCACATCGGCGGCGAACAACAACGGCTCCGCCTTCGCCGGCCTCACGGCGAACACCCCGTGGTTCAACACCGCGCTCGGCGTCGCGATGCTGCTCGGACGATTCATCCCGATCGTGCTCGTGCTGGCTCTCGCCGGATCATTCGCCGCACAGCAGCGCGTGCCGGAGAACACCGGAACGCTGCCCACGCACCGACCGCAGTTCGTCGGCCTCCTCACCGCCGTCGCGGTCATCATCACCGCACTCACGTACTTCCCCGTGCTCGCACTGGGACCCCTCGCTGAAGGACTCGTCTGACATGACACTCATCACCACGCCCCCAGAACAGCAGGATGCTGCGGCATCCGCCCCCGCAGAACCGCCGCGCTCGTTCGGCTGGGCACAGCTGACGCAGGCACTGCCTGGTGCGCTGCGCAAGCTCAACCCCGCCTCTCTCGTGCGCAACCCCGTGATGCTGCTCGTCTGGGTCGGCGCCGCGTTCACCACCGTGCTCGCGATCGCCGAGCCGTTCCTCGGCGGCCCCGCCGACTCGGGCGGAACTCCGGTGCCCGCGCCCTTCACCTGGGGCATCGCGATCTGGCTGTGGCTGACCGTGCTGTTCGCGAACGTCGCCGAATCGGTGGCCGAGGGTCGCGGCAAGGCCCAGGCCGCGAGCCTGCGCAAGACCCGCACCAGCACCATGGCCCGACGCGTCGTGCGGTATGACGCGACAGCGGATGCGACGGCCGAGCGCACCGAGACTGCGGACGTCTCGTCGGCCGAGCTGCAGCGCGACGACGTCGTGATCGTCACGGCCGGCGACCTGATCCCGGGCGACGGCGACATCATCGCGGGCATCGCCACCGTCGACGAGTCCGCCATCACCGGAGAGAGCGCCCCCGTCATCCGCGAATCCGGTGGCGACCGCAGCGCCGTCACCGGCGGCACCCGCGTGCTGTCGGATCGCATCGTCGTGCGCATCACCTCGAAGCCCGGCGAGACGTTCGTCGACCGCATGATCGCCCTCGTCGAGGGCGCCAGCCGTCAGCGCACGCCGAACGAGATCGCGCTGAACATCCTGCTCGCGAGCCTGTCGATCGTGTTCGTCGTCGTGGTGCTCGCGCTCAACCCGATCGCCTCGTACGCGGCGTCGCCCGTCAGCATCCCGGTGCTGATCGCCCTGCTCGTCTGCCTGATCCCGACGACGATCGGCGCCCTGCTCTCGGCCATCGGCATCGCCGGCATGGACCGTCTCGTGCAGCGCAACGTGCTCGCGATGTCGGGCCGCGCGGTCGAGGCCGCGGGAGACGTGACGACCCTGCTGCTCGACAAGACCGGCACCATCACCTACGGCAACCGCCGCGCCCACGAGGTGCTGCGACTCGGAGGCGTCGAGACCGACGAGCTGCTCCGCATCGCGGCCCTGTCGTCGCTCGCAGATCCGACCCCCGAGGGGGCATCGATCGTCGAGCTGGCGAAGAGCCGCGGCATCCACGTCGAAGAGCCGGCGGATGCCGTCGTCGTGCCGTTCACCGCGCAGACCCGCATGTCGGGTCTCGATCTCGCCGACGGCACCCAAATTCGCAAGGGTGCTGGATCGGCCATCACCACCTGGCTCGGACTCGACACGGATGCCGAGCTGACCGGCCTCGTCGACGGCGTGGCCTCGAGCGGCGGAACTCCGCTTGTGGTCGCCGTGAAGCACGGTCCCACTGCCGCCACGGCCACCGCCACCGCAGCCCCTTCTGCCGCTTCATCGAACCGGATGGCTGAAGGAATCGCGGATGGCGGGTCGGATGCCGTCACCCCGTCCGCCGACCGGGGAACCGTCAGCCACCCAGCGACAGCGACAGCGACGGGCGCCGGCGAGGTCCTCGGCGTCGTGCACCTCAAGGACATCGTGAAGGACGGCCTGCGCGAGCGGTTCGAGGAACTGCGCAGCATGGGCATCCGCACGGTCATGATCACGGGCGACAACCCGCTGACCGCCGCCGCGATCGCCAAGGAGGCGGGCGTCGACGACTTTCTCGCCGAGGCCACACCCGAGCAGAAGCTCGAGCTGATCAAACGCGAGCAGCAGGGCGGCCGGCTCGTCGCCATGACCGGCGACGGCACGAACGATGCCCCCGCTCTCGCCCAGGCCGACGTCGGCGTCGCGATGAACACCGGCACGTCGGCCGCGAAGGAGGCCGGCAACATGGTCGACCTCGACTCGGACCCGACCAAGCTCATCGACATCGTGCGCATCGGCAAGCAGCTGCTCATCACCCGAGGGGCGCTCACGACGTTCTCGCTCGCGAACGACATCGCCAAGTACTTCGCCATCATCCCGGCGATGTTCATGGGCGTCTTCCCCGGACTCGCGGCGCTGAACATCATGCAGCTGCATTCGCCGGCATCCGCGGTCACCAGCGCCATCATCTTCAACGCGATCGTGATCGTCTTCCTCATTCCGCTGGCGCTGCGGGGCGTGAAGTACCGACCGGCGAGCGCGTCGCAGATCCTGCAGCGCAACCTGCTCGTCTACGGCCTCGGCGGGGTGATCGCGCCGTTCCTCGGCATCAAGCTGATCGACCTCGTCATCACCCTCATCCCCGGTTTCTGACCGTGTCCACGCCCTTCGTCTCGCCCGTCCGTCCCCCTTATTTCGGGGGCCGACACGCCAGATACCGGCCGTTACGCCCCCTCCGGTCCGAGAAGTGGCGTGTCGGCCCCCGAAGTGACAGACCGCCACACACACACACACACACACACACACACACACACACACACTGAAAGGTCATCATGTCCTCCTCCCGCACCACGGCACGCACCGTCGGGGTCGCCGTCCGCACGATGCTCGTGCTCACCCTCGTGCTCGGCGTCGGCTACACGCTCGTCGTCACCGGCATCGGCCAGCTACTGCTGCCGTTCCAGGCCAACGGCTCGCCACTGGCCGACGGAAAGGGCAGTTCGCTGATCGGACAGTCCTTCACGGATGCCGACGGCGAGGCCCTGCCGCAGTACTTCCAGTCGCGCCCCTCCGCCGCCGGCGACGGCTATGACGGCGCCGGATCGAGCGGCAGCAACCTCGGCCCCGAGAACCCCGACCTCGTCGCATCGATCGGCGAGCGCAGGGCGGCCATCGCCGCGCGCGACGGCGTGGCGGAGGCCGATGTGCCCGCCGATGCCGTGACCGCATCCGGCTCGGGCCTCGACCCGCACATCAGCGTCGCCTACGCCCTGCTGCAGGTGCCGCGGGTCGCAGCCGAACGCGGCCTCGACGAGCAGAGGGTGCGCGACCTCGTGGAGTCTAGGATTCAAGGGCGGGATCTGGGATTCCTCGGCGAAGAGCACATCAACGTCGCCGAACTCAATCTCGCGCTCGACGAGCAGGAGGGCTGATGACGGCAGAGCGGATGCCGCGACGCGGCCGACTCCGCGTGCTGCTCGGCGCCGCCCCCGGTGTCGGCAAGACCTTCGAGATGCTCGTCGAGGGCCGACGGCTGATCGACGAGGGGCGCGACGTGGTGATCGCGATCGTCGAGACGCACGACCGTGCCGCGACGGCCGCGCAGACGATCGGCATCCCCGAGGTCCCTCGACGCACCGATCTGCACCGTGGGGTGCCGCTCAGCGAGATGGATCTGGAGGCGGTGCTCGCGCGTCGCCCCGAGATCGCCCTCGTCGACGAGCTCGCACACACCAACACCCCAGGATCCGCGCATCCGAAGCGGTGGCAGGACGTCGACGCGCTGCTCGACGCCGGCATCGACGTCGTCACGACCGTGAACGTGCAGCACATCGAATCGCTGAACGCGGTGGTCGAGAAGATCACCGGCATCGCGCAGCAGGAGACGATCCCGGATGCCGTGGTGCGGGCGGCCGACGAGATCGAGGTCGTCGACCTCGCGCCCCAGTCGCTGCGCGACCGCCTCTCGGCCGGTCTCGTCTATCCCGCCGAACGTATCGACGCCGCCCTGTCGAACTACTTCCGGCTCGGGAACCTCACCGCGCTCCGTGAGCTCGCCCTGCTGTGGCTCGCCGACGAGGTCGACAGCGCCCTGCGCAGCTACCGCGCCGATCACGGGATCGAGGGCACGTGGCAGGCGCGCGAGCGGGTGGTCGTCGCCCTCACCGGAGGCACCGAAGGCGAGACGCTGCTGCGCCGCGGCGCCCGCATCGCCGCGCGGTCGGCCGGTGGAGAGCTGCTCGCCGTGCACGTCGCCACCCAGGACGGACTCCGCGACCAGACGCCGGGAGCCCTCTCCGCCCAGCGCGCCCTGGTCGAGTCGCTCGGCGGCAGCTTCCACCAGATCGTCGGCGACGACATCCCCGGCACGCTCGTCTCGTTCGCACAGGGAGCGGATGCCACGCAGCTCGTCATCGGCGTCAGCCGCCGCGGACGTGTCGCGGCCGCCCTCACCGGTCCGGGCATCGGCTCAGAGGTCATCCGCCGCTCGGGCGACATCGACGTGCACATCGTCACGCACGCCGCCGCGGGCGGTCGCGTCGCCCTGCCCCGCATCACCGGCGGTGCGCTCGGCTGGCGGCGTCAGGTGCTCGGGCTGGCGGTGGCCCTCGTCTTCGGTCCCCTGTTGTCGTGGCTGATGTTCACGTTCCGCAGCCCGGAATCGATCACCTCCGAGGTGCTCGCCTACCAGCTGCTCGTCGTCGTGGTCGCGCTGATCGGCGGCATCCGCCCCGCGGTCTTCGCAGCCGTGCTCTCGGGCATCACCCTCGATCTGCTGTTCGTCGCGCCGCTGTTCACCATCACGATCGCGCATCCGCTGCACGTGCTCGCCCTCATCCTGTACGTCGTGATCGCGATCCTCGTCAGCATCATCGTCGACCAGGCGGCGCGGCGAGCCCGCACCGCCCAGCGCGCCGTCGCCGAGGCGGAGCTGCTCGCTGCGGTCGCCGGCAACGTGCTCCGAGGAGACAACGCCGTGCTCGCCCTGGTCAGTCGCACCCGCGAGGCGTTCGGTCTCAGCGGCGTCCGCCTGCTCGCTCCCGACGGCGAGGTGCTCGCGAGCGACGGCGAACCCGTTCCCGACGGTCGCGCGACGACCGTTCCCGTCGGCTCGGGCGGCTCGGCCCCCGCGCTGCTCGAACTGCACGGGGAGCCGCTCGACACCCCCGCACGGCGACTGCTCGACGCGATCGTCGCGCAGCTCGCCGCCGCGATCGAGCACACGGATCTTCGCGCCACCGCCCGAGAGGTCGCCGCCCTCGCCGAGACCGACCAGGTACGAAGCGCCCTGCTCTCGGCGGTCAGCCACGATCTGCGCCGCCCGCTCGCCTCGGCTGTCGCGGCGATCGGCGGGCTGCGCGGGGCGCACGGCCTGTCGGCATCCGATCGCGACGAGCTGCTCGCGACGGCCGACGAGAGTCTCGCCACCCTGTCGTCGCTCGTCACCGATCTGCTCGACGTCAGCCGCGTGCAGGCCGGGGTGCTCGCGGTGTCGAGCATGCCGCTCGACGTGGCCGGCCCCGTGCTCGCCGCGGTCGACGAGCTCGGCCTCGG
The sequence above is a segment of the Microbacterium sp. Root553 genome. Coding sequences within it:
- a CDS encoding SLC13 family permease; this translates as MSATRRRLGTGTIIVLALIAVAAVCIVSGILPPTDAEALGARIAPVLGFVIAITIVAELARDAAVFDVVAQRLARWGHGRVILLWVSVVVLAVISTVFLSLDTTAVIVTPVVVVLAQSVGIPPLPFALVTVWLANTASLALPVSNLTNLLAARAIGDDPLSFLALSWAPTLVGVLVPVLILTLRHRRTLFGDYRVPSGGQPSDRVLFWGAAATLLLLMPLLALTHEVWIPATVAAVILVILFGIRRRHVLRLSLVPWQAIGLAAALFVVVEAAHANGLLDFLSVLATSGHAPGELLRLSAAGALAANGVNNLPAYLILEPTAGDPVALMALLIGVNLGPLITPWASLATLLWHHRVVSLGVEIRWGSLMLWGAIVAVPTVVVATLVLALVSG
- a CDS encoding potassium-transporting ATPase subunit F, with product MIVFEIIAAALAVAAVVYLVVALVAPEKF
- the kdpA gene encoding potassium-transporting ATPase subunit KdpA — encoded protein: MSTGAELWFGALQAAVLLVALVLLYRPVGDYMARVFRTPRDLKLERGVYRLIGVNPESEQTWRAYARGVLAFSVVGLLLVYGLQRLQAFLPQSLGLPAVPEGLAFNTAASFVANTNWQSYSPEQTMGYTVQLAGLTVQNFVSAAVGLAVAVALIRGFARRGSTTIGNFWVDVIRGLGRILLPIALLAAIALIAGGVVQNFAGFTDVTTVSGGTQTIPGGPVASQEAIKLLGTNGGGFFNANSAHPFENPTGWTNLLQILLILVIPFSLPRTFGRMIGDHRQGYAIAAVMGTIFLVSTFALSALELAGRGSAPELAGAAMEGKEVRFGILGSTLFGSASTLTSTGAVNSMHDSYTALGGMMPMLNMMLGEVAPGGVGTGLYGMLVLAIIAVFVGGLLVGRTPEYLGKRIGPKEIKLASLYILVTPTLVLAGTALSFAIPGIRADVEATSILNPGVHGMSEVLYAFTSAANNNGSAFAGLTANTPWFNTALGVAMLLGRFIPIVLVLALAGSFAAQQRVPENTGTLPTHRPQFVGLLTAVAVIITALTYFPVLALGPLAEGLV
- the kdpB gene encoding potassium-transporting ATPase subunit KdpB codes for the protein MTLITTPPEQQDAAASAPAEPPRSFGWAQLTQALPGALRKLNPASLVRNPVMLLVWVGAAFTTVLAIAEPFLGGPADSGGTPVPAPFTWGIAIWLWLTVLFANVAESVAEGRGKAQAASLRKTRTSTMARRVVRYDATADATAERTETADVSSAELQRDDVVIVTAGDLIPGDGDIIAGIATVDESAITGESAPVIRESGGDRSAVTGGTRVLSDRIVVRITSKPGETFVDRMIALVEGASRQRTPNEIALNILLASLSIVFVVVVLALNPIASYAASPVSIPVLIALLVCLIPTTIGALLSAIGIAGMDRLVQRNVLAMSGRAVEAAGDVTTLLLDKTGTITYGNRRAHEVLRLGGVETDELLRIAALSSLADPTPEGASIVELAKSRGIHVEEPADAVVVPFTAQTRMSGLDLADGTQIRKGAGSAITTWLGLDTDAELTGLVDGVASSGGTPLVVAVKHGPTAATATATAAPSAASSNRMAEGIADGGSDAVTPSADRGTVSHPATATATGAGEVLGVVHLKDIVKDGLRERFEELRSMGIRTVMITGDNPLTAAAIAKEAGVDDFLAEATPEQKLELIKREQQGGRLVAMTGDGTNDAPALAQADVGVAMNTGTSAAKEAGNMVDLDSDPTKLIDIVRIGKQLLITRGALTTFSLANDIAKYFAIIPAMFMGVFPGLAALNIMQLHSPASAVTSAIIFNAIVIVFLIPLALRGVKYRPASASQILQRNLLVYGLGGVIAPFLGIKLIDLVITLIPGF
- the kdpC gene encoding potassium-transporting ATPase subunit KdpC; the protein is MSSSRTTARTVGVAVRTMLVLTLVLGVGYTLVVTGIGQLLLPFQANGSPLADGKGSSLIGQSFTDADGEALPQYFQSRPSAAGDGYDGAGSSGSNLGPENPDLVASIGERRAAIAARDGVAEADVPADAVTASGSGLDPHISVAYALLQVPRVAAERGLDEQRVRDLVESRIQGRDLGFLGEEHINVAELNLALDEQEG
- a CDS encoding ATP-binding protein, with translation MPRRGRLRVLLGAAPGVGKTFEMLVEGRRLIDEGRDVVIAIVETHDRAATAAQTIGIPEVPRRTDLHRGVPLSEMDLEAVLARRPEIALVDELAHTNTPGSAHPKRWQDVDALLDAGIDVVTTVNVQHIESLNAVVEKITGIAQQETIPDAVVRAADEIEVVDLAPQSLRDRLSAGLVYPAERIDAALSNYFRLGNLTALRELALLWLADEVDSALRSYRADHGIEGTWQARERVVVALTGGTEGETLLRRGARIAARSAGGELLAVHVATQDGLRDQTPGALSAQRALVESLGGSFHQIVGDDIPGTLVSFAQGADATQLVIGVSRRGRVAAALTGPGIGSEVIRRSGDIDVHIVTHAAAGGRVALPRITGGALGWRRQVLGLAVALVFGPLLSWLMFTFRSPESITSEVLAYQLLVVVVALIGGIRPAVFAAVLSGITLDLLFVAPLFTITIAHPLHVLALILYVVIAILVSIIVDQAARRARTAQRAVAEAELLAAVAGNVLRGDNAVLALVSRTREAFGLSGVRLLAPDGEVLASDGEPVPDGRATTVPVGSGGSAPALLELHGEPLDTPARRLLDAIVAQLAAAIEHTDLRATAREVAALAETDQVRSALLSAVSHDLRRPLASAVAAIGGLRGAHGLSASDRDELLATADESLATLSSLVTDLLDVSRVQAGVLAVSSMPLDVAGPVLAAVDELGLGPADVELVLDGELPPVSADPVLLQRVLVNVIANAHRHAPADSRVIVSTSSLAERVEIRIIDRGRGVPAEQRDRIFQPFQRLGDTDNTTGLGLGLALSRGFAEGMGGTLTPEDTPGGGLTMVVSLPRAEDPDPLQEETE